ttaagtttttatttcataatcataaacTTAACTCTGCAATCCAGCTACACTTGGAAGGGTAAGGATAATGTAGAACCTGAAGAAGTGCAGCAAGAGCACAAAGATGATAGGATACTGAGAACAGAACAGGGGAGGTGCTACACTCTCCTGAGCTacagaaggaatgatctggtggtTAAGACCAAACACAACTCAAATTTATTAGTCAGCAATGGTGGACTTCTTGCTGGTCTTGGCATTTCTGGACCCATAGCGCTCCATGGCTTCCACAATATTCATGCCCTCTTTCACCTTGCCAAAGATCCTGTGCTTACCATCCAACCACTCAGTCTTAGCAGTGCAGATGAAAAACTGGGAACCGTTTGTTTTGGGTCCAGCATTGGCCATGGACAAGATGCCAGGACCTGTGTGCTTCGGAATGATGGACTTGCCACCAGTGCTATTATGGCATGTGAAGTCACCATCCTGGCACATAAACCCAGgaataattctgtgaaagcagaaaTCCTTATAACCAGATCCTTTCTTCCCAGTGCCATGAGCACaaaaattttctgctgtctttggCATTTTGTCTGCAAACAGCTCGAAGGAAACACAGCCCAAGGGCTTGCCGTCAACAGCGATGTTGAAGAAAACGGTGGGGTTGACCATGACTGTGGGCGGGGGACTGTGTTGGCAGGCAGTAGCATCTGCAAGGCCCCAGCCCATAGTTGTTAACCAGAACCCTGTGAGATCAAGAACAAATTTTTATATACTTGATGCTTCTATTGAATTGAAACGCTGAAGCAATAGTATTTATCAGAAAAGGTGACTAAGTTCAAACCAAATAATAAGAGAATCTCATTTACAAATAAGATATGTTCTTCCTGTTTAAGACAAACCCATTATCTCTTACTTTGGATATAATGAATCTCATCAAATCTAACGTGTTAGTAATTTTAAACACACCGTTATATtatagaacaacaacaacaaaaaagaaaatgctacCGATTAACTTGTAATACACCATCATTTGTAAGACATGTCctgatttcagaaatgttaaaatgttgggggtaaatgtacaatttaaaattGTTCAAATATGATATTTTATCTCCAGATGTGAAACCAATTTTGACTTTTAGATAGGGGAATTCTGAATCCCTTACTCAAGTAATGCAAATTTAgtggtatttaaaaataacttctcaCAGAGTAAAGTTTGCTAACACATTcaaagaactttgaaaaatacaatcatacatacgtaaaaaaaaaataacttctcaTTTATTATCTATCACCAAAAAAAATTGGTTAGATAACAGATAAGGTAGGTTGTTATTTACTGTTTTGGAATATCAAGTTAATGTACACTAGGACACATGTTAATGTAAGTTGTGAAAGCCTATAATGAAGATTTTGATTTAAACTCATCTTTTGAAGATATGAAACCAGTTCTACAGCTAGTGATCGGTATGATTCCTTGCTGGGTCGTTCTGGATCATACAGTTACTTAGAAGAAAGGAAACCTTACAGTAGCAGGCTAGAAAAGGAGGATTCAACTGACTTTAAAAAGGTACTTGGGTTATTTAGttatgtttaattaaaaataagttagTTTTCTTTTGTATCTAGATATTTGTGTTTGGATATTATGTCTGTTATCTCATAATGAAATCAATACTTGAAATAACTTTCTTCATGTTCAGTTTTAGGCAAGTAATGGTAAGTAGAAATAAATAGCtgcttattgtttgttttttaaagggaAGAAGGAGAGTACCCAGGACTTCTCTTATTTCACATTTAAGTGTCTCAGGCCACAATGTGATTGAGCTGGAAAGAGGCAGGCagtaggtttgtgtgtgtgtgtgttcatgcacACTGCACTCTTCTTTATCTGTTTAAtaagaagcagaaaaacagaGAACATGATTTTTTGTAAGACAGAAATGGACAGCTGAAAACCTTGTGGTAGCTCAGGTTCTATTAAGAATTAAGAGTGGAAGTAATTAAGGAATAATCCCCAGAAAGTCAAAAATCTAATATTCTGACTATTGTGATTCTTCGTATTATAGGCTTGGACTAAAGCTGATGAAGTTTTGTAGAGAAGGGGAAGGCTCATGGTATTTGTACATGTCCCCAGGTATCTGGCAGTTATTTGGATTACCTGCTTTCTTACAAGCCGAGTCCTTAGTCAGCAAGAGAAGAAAGGGGATGGTTTGCATTAGGAACAGGATTCAGTAAAGAACTGAACACTGAACTGCACTAAGtagtatgattttatttatggACAGATAGGGGGAGATACTATCCCTGGTCTTGCGGGCATCTTCCATCCAGTGGGAGGGACAGATATTATCATGCAATCATACTAATGAATATGTAATAAAAGATTGAAACTGTTATcctgaagtaaagaaaaaaattataaaagaatataaGAAAGGAAAGTGATGAGACCTGGAGATCAATGTCCTAAAAAAGTGAGGCTTGAGCTAAGAACAGAAAGATAATTAGTAGTAGTTAACtggcaaaaaaggaaaagtatttcAGATGTTGTGAACTACAAGCTCATAGACCTGGTAGGACAAGAGTATCTGATGTGTTTGGAGGAATTAAAATTTCAGTATGGCTAGTACAGCAGAGGGAATAGTGGTGTGAGGTTGCAGCTGGATGAGTGGACCAGAACCAGATCATGCAGGGCCTTACAGGTCATTTTAAAGATATCCTTATGCTAGGAACAATGGCAAGGCATTGAAGGATTTTTCATTTGTGGAGGAGTGATAGTGTGATTGTCAtgtgaaaattatgaaattttaattttgaaaatgtaacTCAGAACAATTTAGAGAGAGGTGAGGGAAAACACTTTGGTTATTAGAATAGTCTAGGTAAGAGATGATCATAGCTGGAATTAAAGTGAtagtaactgttctagtttgctatgctgcagaatgcaaaacaccagagatggataggcttttataaaatgggggtttatttcactacacagttacagtcttaaggccacaaaacatccaaggtaacacatcagtaatcgggtaccttcactggagatggcaaatggcgtccggaaaacctctgttagctgggaaggcacgtggctggcatctgctccaaagttctggtttcaaaatggctttctcccaggacattcctctctagcaagcttgctcttcttcaaaatgtcactcacagctgcactccgttcagtctctttgagtcagcatgttttatatggctccactgatcaaggcccaccctgaatgggtggggtcacacctccatgggagtatcccaccaaagtcaccacccacagctgggtgggacacattccaagcaaatttaaccagcaccaaaacgtctgtcccacaagaccacaaagataatggcatttgggggacacaatacattcaaactggcacattccatcccctggaccccaaaatgacattatctttccaaatacaaaatacattcatttcatcacaatatcacaaaaacttaaaccatttcagtaacaaaagttaagtacaaaatcccatcaaaatcaaatataggcgtggtcagtcctaaggcatacttttcctttagcttggatctgtggacttagaacaagttatatgcttccaatatacaaaggagggacattcataggataaacatttccattgccataaggagaaagagtaaggaaaatagggttaacaggaccaaaacagttcctaaaacctgcaggacaaactccattagatttcaaagtctgagagtcatttatagaacaacgttgcatccttggggcttgagagagtgggagcctaacccttcccaagggccttttctgcagcccttttctctccaaatgcttgggtgggtgctccaacatttccacacattggggagaccaccttctcggccccaccctcctcaaacatcggggcagctcccggattcccttccatctccgggtcacacgctcaaccccttcagaacagtgtggtggcagccaggctctccccaattccctggaaatgtgctccaccctctttgggacctgaggtagcaaaactcttccagagcatcgaggcggaaagcccgccctcgacctccagggcaaactcaccctttccatgcatgtgggctgctccgctctcccagcctgagacctcctgactccagacctcaacctccatggctctgtctttgaagagatttttcctttaattttttccttgtctgtctcctccagtccagaccggcaatggctccgtctataaagatctcgcaaaaattctgttggctttgcatgaagcatgcaggggtcaaagccatcagacaataggattttccacaaatcctttctgcttaactccttttccaatcttggcttgtactgaaatggcggctgggttccatgtttggttccatcctcacgttgggctgtagcttctgggattccaccccctggaagcctgtaattttccaagccatcagtttctggtttcttggaacccaagagttcagttctaagtttatctctctctgctcgcattttactataagctgcaagaagccaggatatatcctccacaggtagtctggagatctcctcagctaagtattccagtttgtcacttttaaattcttccttccatctgacaccaggactcaattttgccaaattctctgccactttaaaacaaggttcgcctttcttccagttcacaacaacacattgatcatctctgttcaaggcctcatcagaagtatctttagagtccatatttccacaaacagtctctttaaagcagttttggccttttctatcaagctcctcacaattcttccagaaactccccactatccatttaaaaagccattccaacatgtttggtatttgcaaactcagcagcaagagcaccccacttctggtaccaaaatctgttctagtttgctatgctgcagaatgcaaaacaccagagatggataggcttttataaaatgggggtttatttcactacacagttacagtcttaaggccacaaaacatccaaggtaacacatcagtaatcgggtaccttcactggagatggcaaatggcgtccggaaaacctctgttagctgggaaggcacgtggctggcatctgctccaaagttctggtttcaaaatggctttctcccaggacattcctctctagcaagcttgctcttcttcaaaatgtcactcacagctgcactccgttcagtctctttgagtcagcatgttttatatggctccactgatcaaggcccaccctgaatgggtggggtcacacctccatgggagtatcccaccaaagtcaccacccacagctgggtgggacacattccaagcaaatttaaccagcaccaaaacgtctgtcccacgtctgccccacacaagaccacaaagataatggcatttgggggacacaatacattcaaactggcacagtaaccaAGATGGAGTGGAGGTAAACAGAAGTAAAGTAGTAGATTTCGTTGTTATCAAAGGGGAGGTGGGGAACATTGGTAAAGGAATAAGGTCTTGGATTTAATTCAAGAAATAGTTCACTTTCTTTTTAGCTTTACTATGAGCAATGTAAGTGTAATGATAAATGCAACTGATAATTCCATCTCAGTGTTGGGAATGCAAGAGTGTGGTGAGCCAGAAAGCTCACAAACAACCATATAAAAATCACAGTGGCTCCTTAGCTCCAGCCTCCAGTTGCTGTGCAGGTTTATGGTCTCTCTTTACCAGGTAGTctgacatttttgttttgttttgttttgttttgttttgttttgttttgtttgttgagaGAACCTGGAAAGTGAGGTTTTTCCGtaatgtcttaatttttaaatgccagAACTAATTTTTAAGAGTTTATGTGGGGCGAACACACCTACATGATAAACAACCTCTGTCTTGCAAGTGCAAAGCATTAAAATACATTTGTAATGTATCCTTTAATAGCTAATATGTCACATTAGTCTGTCTTAATATAGCAAAGTAATCTGTGTAAACCTTCTTAAAATATTAGGAGAGCAGAAAGGTAATTTGTCGTATTACCCTATTTTTTATAGCTTTATGAACAAATCCTAGCTGAAAATGAAAAGCTGAAGGCACAGCTACATGATACTAACATGGAGCTGACAGATCTTAAATTGCAATTGGAAAAGGCTACCCAGGTTTGTACTGTTTCTCTTTATTAACTCTGAAGGTAATAGTTGTCATTTATTCTATCTAAAATTTGGATTGAAATTTTCtctaatagtttattttttaagaagaagGAATAGAGATAATGCAGTTTCCTGAtgaattaatttacttttttcctgatgttaacttaaaaatacaaaagtGTAGCCTTGTAGTCGAAAGTAAGGGTATTTTTAAAGCCTTTTAACTCCAATGATGTAGTACATGAAAGATTTAAATGCTTACTTTCACCATACCAAATGTAGCATGGCATTAATAGCATCTGTATAGAATCTTTTTTTAGCCAAAAGtttctttataataatttttatttattataaatatttcctgTTTGATCAAGTAAAAGTTTACTGTGCTGAAAGAAGACAGTTTTAATCATAATggcttttatcttctttttcctaCCTATGCAGTAGCCTAAAGGAGATAATTTTATGCAATAAAATTGGGATAGCCAAGCAAACCTCAAGATCTTGTGCATATGATCTAAAATGTGTAAAACATATGTTTCTTAAGCTCTTTTTCTATGGGATACATTAAGCCTGGGAAGTAGTAATAGGCACAtcccctcattcccccactctcACCCCATAAAAAGCTTTCTGatcaaagaaatgggaaatgctACATACTCTGTATTTTGTGGATTTTACAGGATGTGTTTATATATTAAAGGCTTTGAGTggtcttacaattttttttttaatttttattttgaaataaattcaaacttacagaaacagttacaaaaataatacaaaccgcatacacagaactccagtgtaccccaacccccctccaaccgataccctgatctaccaccttaaatattttctcactttactatttctttccctccctccctccctatctctcatccatcatctattgctctgtcttctgaacatgagagcaagttgcatacatccttgaacaaatgatgtaattcatatatacatttcctatgaacaagaatattcatttatgcaattacattaagtgtagttaagaagttcaagaaatttcacattgatataaagcttacattctgtatttcatttttttcttatgtcccaattgtgtccttttgagccttttctcctctatccttagatctcatccaggatcatctatggcatttaattgtcattatctatttagactgttttttatttcaattgtggaaacatatatacagcataaatcttcccattccaacccctcccaagcattccatttagtgagattaatcacattcacagtgttgcaatgccatcaccttcccaccatccattgctagaaatttcccttcactcca
Above is a window of Choloepus didactylus isolate mChoDid1 chromosome 8, mChoDid1.pri, whole genome shotgun sequence DNA encoding:
- the LOC119542150 gene encoding peptidyl-prolyl cis-trans isomerase A-like, encoding MVNPTVFFNIAVDGKPLGCVSFELFADKMPKTAENFCAHGTGKKGSGYKDFCFHRIIPGFMCQDGDFTCHNSTGGKSIIPKHTGPGILSMANAGPKTNGSQFFICTAKTEWLDGKHRIFGKVKEGMNIVEAMERYGSRNAKTSKKSTIAD